GTTTATAACCTTGCCGCGCCTCTGTTTTGCCATATGAGCACCAATCGCCTTTGAGCAAAGAAAAGGACCACGCAGGTTGACTGACATTACCCATTCCCAATAGTCAAGGTCCATTTTCAGCACGGGTTTATCTCCGCTTACTCCTGAATTGTTGACAAGTATATCAACCTTACCAAAATGTTTTATTGTTTTCTCTGCCATTGCATTAACTTGCTCTTCCTTAGAAACATCCGTTGGCACAGGCAATGCTTTTCTTCCTCTTTTCTCAATCTCATCAGCAACTTTTTCAAGGTCTGAAAGTGTGCGAGCAACTAATACTACATCACAACCAAACTCAGAAAGTCCAATCGCAAGTGCTTTACCTATACCTTTACCTGCTCCTGTCACTACTGCCACTTTTCCTTCAAGGTCAAATATATTTTTCATAATTAAAACCCTTCACTTAAAAATCTCATTGACATTATGTAATAGAAAAGGAATTTTCTATCCTATAGCACTGGGATTTTCCAACAATTCCTTTATTCTTCCTAAACATTTTGCCGCCGGCAAACCGTCCACAATGCGGTGGTCAAAAACCAAAGAAGCATACATATTGAGCTGTGAAACAATATTTCCCTCTCCATCAACGACAGGACGCCTGATTGCTTTGCCTACTCCTAATATTGCGCACTGCGGGAAATTTATAATTGGTGTAAAAAGCTCAATCCCAGCACCACCAAGATTAGTAATCGTAAAAGTACCTCC
The DNA window shown above is from Candidatus Schekmanbacteria bacterium and carries:
- a CDS encoding SDR family oxidoreductase, with amino-acid sequence MKNIFDLEGKVAVVTGAGKGIGKALAIGLSEFGCDVVLVARTLSDLEKVADEIEKRGRKALPVPTDVSKEEQVNAMAEKTIKHFGKVDILVNNSGVSGDKPVLKMDLDYWEWVMSVNLRGPFLCSKAIGAHMAKQRRGKVINISSITYQMAIPNMTSYSASKAGLVQFTKVLALEWVKYNIQVNAVCPGYIRTPMNEEFFASEAGKRVIEKTLPMKRLGEPEELIGSVVYFASPASDFTTGAVLVVDGGQILGK